The following is a genomic window from Nitrospira sp..
TCTGACTGGGGAGGCGATCCCACGGCAAGCCACAGGGACGGAATCGAAGTCTACCACGTCAACCGGGGAGGCTCTGTGACCTATCATGGACCCGGGCAACTCGTGTTGTACCCAATCCTTCGCCTAACCGATCATGTCAGAGGGGTGAGGGCTTATGTGGAGCGCCTCGAAGAAACGGTGGTTCAATGTCTGCGGCAGAACGGGATTGCCGGCCATCGCCAAGCGAAGACCCCGGGCATATGGGTGACAGGTCTCCACCAAGCCAAGATTGCATCGATCGGCATTCGTGTGGATCGAGGCGTGACCATGCACGGGCTGGCTCTTAATGTAGACATGGACCTCTCACCATTTCACAGCATCACTCCCTGCGGCTTGCACGACAGTCATGCGACGTCGATGGCTGAGGTCGCCGGCCAGCCGATGTCCACCGTGGCCGTGGCACACTCGCTTCTGGATCAACTGAAGCAGACCTTAGCCCTTAGATGGATCCACGCACCGGCGCCCATCGACTTCCATGCTATTGCGCGGCCGTAGCCGCGACAATCTCTCCAGATACGGAATGAGGACAAGATGAAAGAATTCGACACCCCGACCTTTCGACTGGCCGTCTCTCAGTTTGATCAAGCAGCGGAAGCCATGCGTCTGGATCACAATCTTCGCGAGCGGCTCAAACAGCCTCAGCGTTCACTTGTGGTCAGCGTTCCCGTCCAGATGGATGACGGTCATGTCGAAGTCTTCACCGGATATCGGGTACAGCACGACTCCTCGCGCGGCCCGTCCAAAGGCGGTGTCCGCTATCACCCCGACGTCAATCTTGGGGAAGTGGCCGCGCTCGCCATGTGGATGACGTGGAAATGCGCCCTGGCCGGATTGCCGTACGGCGGGGCCAAAGGAGGCGTGGCCGTCGCGCCCAAACAGTTATCTCACGCGGAACTTCAACGGCTGACCAGGCGCTACGCCGCGGAGATCTTCCCGCTGATCGGCCCCGATAAGGATATCCCCGCACCCGACGTTGGAACGGATGCCCAGGTGATGGCATGGATGATGGACACCTATAGCCAGCAGGTCGGCTACGCGGTCCCCGGCGTGGTGACCGGGAAACCGCTCTCGCTCGGCGGCAGTTTAGGCCGGGAAGAAGCCACGGGACGAGGCGTGGCGTATGTCACCGTGGAAGCGCTCCAGCATCTCAACCTTTCCATCGACCGCGCCACGGTCGTAATTCAGGGGCTTGGAAATGTCGGGGCGCACACTGCCCGCATTTTGGAACAGGAAGGAGCTCATATCATCGCCGTAAGCGACGTCACAGGCGGTCTCTATAACGAGAAGGGGCTCAATATCCGGGATCTCCTGGACCGCTACAAGACAAAGAACCAGCCCCTCAAGGACATTGCGATGGGCGATTGGATCACGAACGAGGAGCTGCTCCGGCTTCAATGCACCGTGCTGGTCCCAGCCGCGCTGTCGGAGCAAATTACCGTGCATAATGCCGCCGCGCTTCGGTGCCGAATCCTCGCCGAAGGCGCCAATGGGCCGACCACCCTTGAAGCCGATCGCATTCTCGAGGATAAGGGCGTCTTCATTATTCCTGACATCCTCGCCAATTCAGGCGGCGTCATTGTGTCCTATTTCGAGTGGGTCCAAGACCTGCAACGATTCTTCTGGAATGAAACGGACATCCAAAAGCGACTCCAAAACATTATTACGTCGGCATTTCATCAGACCAAGCAGTTCGCCGCCGAAAAGAGAGTCTCTATGCGGATGGCCGCGCTGATGAACGGGATCGACAAGGTCGCCCAGGCCCATGTGCAGCGAGGTCTATACCCGTGAGCGGAGCCTCCTTGCCATCGCTCTCTGTTTGCCCCGGCTCATCATGAGGGATTATGCCTTGGCCGCCATCGCGGGAATCTGGCTCGCTGATGGGTGCTCTCTCTTGCTGGCGCCTCGCTTTATGGTTGAGCGCCTGCGGGAAGTGATCCGTCAACAGCCCGCTATCTGGACTTGGCAGTGGTTGTCGGTCGTCTCGGGGGCGGTCCTTCTCATCGCAGCCCTTCCGCTCATCTACCAACCTCTATGGATTATGACCGCCCTCGTCATGCTCACCAAAGGAATATTCCTCGCACTCGGGCCGGAGGCATGGCGGTCGCGCGTGGTGGAATGGTGCTTAACCAGAGAGGATGTGGATTACCGATTTGTCGGCATCGGGTTGTGCGCGCTTGCCGCGCTCCTTCTCCATGCGCTAGGGTGGCTGGGACCGTCATAGTTGGAGAGGAGGGAGGGAATCATGACCGCAAATCGTGCCGCCATCGCATCGGCCTGGGAAACACATTGCCTCGAGGGCTGGCCGGTCTTTGTCAGCCCGAATCAAGGACAGCTAATGACCATCGACACCGTCATCAGCGGCTGCGTCGTGTTTTTCTTGGATAGCCCGGAGGGATTAGACCCTCAGCGAGTCGAGATTCTGAAAGACTGTCTGACGGACTTAGAAGAAGCGACATCGGAATTGGACACGGATTGCCAACCATACTTTGTACGCCTGCATCGCCTCGGGGAACTGCTGCTAGACACCACCGTATCTGCCTAAGACCGCTCCTGTTGTGCCAATTCCCTCATTCACGATCCTTCGCGCTCTCAATTGGCCCTTTCTTGCAAGTTCATCCGCCCCCTGGATAAAATGTTCCAAACTACAGTACACTTGTCAATCTTCAGCAGAACTAGAATAATTTCTATGATCGACCGGCCGCGGCGATCTGCAAAAGGGGAGACGATGAGGAAGAAATACCAATTGCCTGTGTTAACCATAATGCTCATGGCGATCCTCATCGGTGGAACCTCGTCGCTGCATGCCGAGCCCTATGAATTAAGCAAAAACGATGTAATGGAGTTGAAGGAGATTTCCAGTGCAACCGTGTCGCTGTTCGGCGTGAAGTTAGGCGACTCCGAATCCAAAGCCCTGGAGGTCCTGGTCAATGAAAAGATTGCCGGGATCAAAGCGGAGCAGGAAGCGGCCTTTATTTTTCTGATCGACCAACGGAAGCCCACCGGCCCAATGGCCGGCGTCCGCGTCCAGGATGGGAAAGTCGATCTGATTTTCATTAACAACCGATTCACCCACAAAGCGCGCGGTGTTTTCAGGAATGTGCTGAATAGCGAGAGCCCCGAGGATATCCGGAAATTGTTGGGCAAAGAAGAGTACGGCGATGAAAACGTGATGGGCGCCGTCATGGCCTATGACAAGCAAGGCTTTCAGGTAAATTACCTCGGGAAGGACGTCAACATCGAATTCTCCTCCCCTCGTTAGTTCCCTACTGCGTAATGAATCCTTCCGCCCGTACCCATCAAACAGCTAGTTTCTACTTGTATACGTGCTCAGCTGGACTGGAAGCTGAGCGCCCTCTAAAGATCTAAGATCCTAACGAGATCGTTCCGCTCAACCCAAGCCTAGAGCCAAGATTACCGGCATCGACCGATTTGTGGATAGATAGAAACGAGGAAAGAACTTATCGCGCCGTTGCCGTGGATTTGAGTCCGAAGTCAATGAGACTCACAGCGGTATTCCAGCGGCGATTGGAGTTTAAGATCACGACCAGCAAATCGCTGCCATTTTGCGAAACTTTCGCGATGAGACAGCGGCCTGCTTTCGAAGTAAATCCGGTCTTGACGCCTTCCACACCGGGGATGCGGCCGAGCAACCGGTTGGTGCTGTGCAGGACATACGCGCGGTGACCGCTGATCGGAGTAATAATCTCACGCTCCTCGCGCACCAGCGCGCGAAAGATCGGGTTCTGGAGAGCGACTTCGCTGAGCTTTGCCAGATCTTCAGCCGTTGAATAGTGCTCAGGGCCATCGAACCCACAACCGTTGCTGAAATGAGTATCGGTCAATCCAAGCGCGGCAGCCTTCGCGTTCATGAGCATGACAAACTGCTCTTCATCGCCACCGACATGTTCGACCGCAGCCAGGCAGGCATCGTTAGCCGACACAATCAACATGGCTTTCAGCAAGTCTTCAAGCTTAAACACCTCTCCTGGACGAAGCCGAAGATGCGTTTTAGGAGCCCGCGCGGCATTGCGGCTGATGGTCGCCTGATCGTCCAACTTCCCCTTCTCTAAAATCACCAGCGCAGACATGATTTTCGTGAGGCTTGCGGGCGAGAGCCGCTTGAGCGATTCGTGCTGGTACAGCACGCGACCGGAGCGAAGCTCCTTCATGAAAATACTATGGGCGGGAGCCACGCGCCACGGAAGCCGATCGCCAGACGCGCTCGCGGCTTGAACCTGGCGCTTATGCTTATGACTATACTCGGCGGCCTGGGCGTCGAGAGGAATTCCCACCGCCACAGTTCCGAATACCGCAGCCAGAACTGTTGCCGTGAGGGTCAATGACTTGACCAAATGATGTGCTCCTTCCAGAACGGTGCGCGACAGAAATACATTACAACGGATAAGATTCCCGCACTTTTCCGCCACGAACGCCGCTATCGATGACCTTATGAAAAAACCGCAGCACATCCGCAAGATCGATCCAAAAGCCGCAATTCAGGCAGCGCGCAAACAGCCGCCGATTCATGAGCGTATAATGCCGCTCGACCATCATAAACCCTTTGCATTTCAAGCAGCGCATGCCATCGGCCTACCAGGCCATTACCGAAGTCGATTGAGAACCACCGCTAAGCATCCGGCCAGAAGGCCGCCGCCGAGAATAGTTGTGCCAAACGAAACCGCCGCAGTGGTACCTGCGGCAGGCTGGGTTCCTTCCAACAAATCACGAATCCCCCCCTGCACCATGAGGACAGCAAGGGTCAGCACTGAACCCATTGCAAACCACCAAGTAAATGTTCTCAGGGGCATTCCGCTCACAGGGGCAACGATATATTATTCGATGCATCACACCTGCGGCCACTCTAACGGAGGGTCCAGGACCTGTCAAGAAGTGCCGGGATTGCGCATCTCACGGAGATATCATCGCTCATTCAAATCAATCGGCACAGGTTTTACCTGCTTCAATCCGCGGTGGAGAAAGATTGAGACCGTCCCGTTTCCATTATCGGCCGTCACCAGACCCGGCTCTTCGACAGCTGTTGTGGTCACCCAAAATGTCGCCAGTGCAAACGGACCCGCCTTGGCAAGATAATTTCTAGGTGGATAGTGGAACGTCCCATCGCCTTTGCCAAAGAGAATCGACAGATCGTTGGATTGCAAATTCGCAATGGCGACATCGAGAATTCGATCGCCATCGAAATCGCGAGTGACCCCTGAAATAGGGCCGGCATCGGCGCCAGAATCCGTTCCCGGCCGAAATGTGCCATTACCATTGCCAAGATAGGTTGTGAAACTATCCCGCTCGCCATTGATCACGAGCAGATCGCGCTGGCGGTCATTGTTGAAATCGGCAAATATCGCGGAGAGCGGACGCTTGCCGGTCCGATAGTCTTGAGGTTTGCGAAACGTCCCATCCCCATTGCCAAGCCAGATGGAGACCGCGTTCGACATGGGTCCGCCGTTGGTCACGACCATATCGATTTTCCCATCACCATTCAGATCCGACAACGCGACAGATGTGGGCGTATCGCCATACGTGTATTGCGCCCCATGGCGAAACTCCGGCGTGCCGGTTCCCAGAAATATTTGAATCTTGTCGTTTCGCAGCGCAACGACAACGTCGAAATGGCCATCGCCATTCAGGTCCTCCGTGGCCAGAGCGACCGGTGTTCGATGAACAGGGTAGTGCGGTCCTTCTTCAAACTTGCCGTTTCCTCGCCCCATCAAAAATGCGACTTCATCGCCGCCGGAACAGGCCAGCGCGATATCCGCATGAGTATCATGGTTAAAATCCGCCATGACCAAGGTCCGTGGCTCCTGGCACACTTTGACTTGGGTTTGCTCGCTGAAACTTCCATCGCCATTGCCCAGTAAGATCGAAAGCGTATTGCTGGAAATATTCGTCGTGATGAGATCCGTAAACGTATCGTGATTGAAATCGCCTGTCGTAATCGTTGTGGGATTTTTCCCAACCTTATAGCTCGCATAGTAATAAAAGAGATCGGGGGGCTGATAGGGATCGACCTTGGTGCAGGACCATATTCCAGCGGCCAACACGAAGCACATCGCGATTTTCGCGGGGTGTATCTTTTGATACAAGGCACAAAGAGAAACTGGTTTCACAGCGTTCCTATTTAGAGATAGGCCGATAGGCCTACCACCACTTGACCTATCGCCCTAGACATAAAAAACATTGATCCATCGGAGTATACAGAGGGCTTGTTTCACCATGCAATCGACGGGATTTCTTCCTGCAATAGGCGAATCGGCCTTGTTGATCTCACAAGACTTGCGTTAGAATGGGGCTCACTTTGAGGAGGATGCAATGAGTAAACACGTGAAAGTGGATATCACCATGTATGGGATCGCGGAGGTCCTGACTTGGTGTCATGATCGAAACAAAGGCCGCATTGATGGGGTTGATACCGAAGGCTTTCAGAAAATGAAAGCGTTACTGACCGAGAAGCCGCAATCGGCAGACTACTTCACGCTCGATCAGTTCTGGAAAAAGAAAGTCACTATCGATTTGACAGAAGATGAAATCTCGACCATTGATCGATGCCTCTACGATATTCCAAATTTCGACAACGAACCGCTTCCGCAGATCCGTCATAAATTCTGGCCCCAAGCGGTCGGCGTCTAATCCGAGACTTCTCCCTGGAATCGCTCAGGCGGTTCCAGGGTTCTTCTCTTCATTCAGACACACTGACATTGCATCGCAAGACAGCGCATCAGCGTAGCCGTGGTTTCATGGTGAGGTTGAGGCGAGAGGAACCGGCATGCGGGAAGACTAGAGCGTCTCTTCGCCCTTGAGATAGCGGCGGAACCGGCCCATGAGATCGGCCCCCAGCGTGCCTCCCTCAGGCTTTTTCGCGTTGGGGTCGGAAAAATGCCCGCGAATTTCCTGCAAGCGCTTCTCGGCCTGATCGTTCCCCTGAAGCCGCTTCGTCTTGGTCAACGCCGTATCGAATGCGTCGAACGTCAGCTCGTTGTAGCCGAATGATCGAATGCGTTTCACGGCTTTCATCATCGCCTGATTGCGAAATGTCGTGAGCGAATCCGAGTCGATCTCGGACAAGCCCAGCTTTCTGGCGCGGCGCTCAGCGGCTTTTCGAATACCGCTCCTGACGAAATCGGGCGAGGTCTGGAGCCGCTTCCACGCTTCATCCGACCAGGCCACCTTCTGCTGAGGCGCCTCCCACAGTTGCGCGACATTCGTTTCATCGATAGCCGTCAACCCTTTTTCCCTGGCCGCCTCTTCCGTATCGTGCCGGATCATGTCGCTGACAAACTCCAGCGCGATCGGCGGCGAATCTTTTATTTTCATCTGCAGCAGCGCCAACGCGCCCTCGCTCCATGCCAGCGGAGGCAACTCTCGTTCACGGGCATCGGCCATCGACTCGACTCGGTCGAGCAAATCGATATTGACTTCCATGTGGCCGCCGTCCCGAGCCATCTCTTCGGCGATCTGTTTGATCATGCCGCGCATGAAATCGGGCACCGCATCGAGCCGCGCCTTGGCTGCAGCTGTCCAAGGCAACTGCCCTTTCTCCATCGCTTCGGCCGCCGACGCCATGCCGGTCGCGCCCCCCATCGAGCCCATCATCTGGCCCTTGAATTGGTCCAGCTTGATTTCGTCGATCTC
Proteins encoded in this region:
- a CDS encoding hypothetical protein (Evidence 4 : Unknown function but conserved in other organisms; MaGe:77310921); the encoded protein is MGSVLTLAVLMVQGGIRDLLEGTQPAAGTTAAVSFGTTILGGGLLAGCLAVVLNRLR
- a CDS encoding Octanoyltransferase (MaGe:77310914), giving the protein MTAPATLNRSTVIGQSKPCESHASTELLWFSSPVRYADAWDLQMRLHRERVRNSRPDTILILEHQPVYTVGRRTLVSDWGGDPTASHRDGIEVYHVNRGGSVTYHGPGQLVLYPILRLTDHVRGVRAYVERLEETVVQCLRQNGIAGHRQAKTPGIWVTGLHQAKIASIGIRVDRGVTMHGLALNVDMDLSPFHSITPCGLHDSHATSMAEVAGQPMSTVAVAHSLLDQLKQTLALRWIHAPAPIDFHAIARP
- a CDS encoding PeptidaseS11 domain-containing protein (MaGe:77310919), giving the protein MVKSLTLTATVLAAVFGTVAVGIPLDAQAAEYSHKHKRQVQAASASGDRLPWRVAPAHSIFMKELRSGRVLYQHESLKRLSPASLTKIMSALVILEKGKLDDQATISRNAARAPKTHLRLRPGEVFKLEDLLKAMLIVSANDACLAAVEHVGGDEEQFVMLMNAKAAALGLTDTHFSNGCGFDGPEHYSTAEDLAKLSEVALQNPIFRALVREEREIITPISGHRAYVLHSTNRLLGRIPGVEGVKTGFTSKAGRCLIAKVSQNGSDLLVVILNSNRRWNTAVSLIDFGLKSTATAR
- a CDS encoding VCBS repeat-containing protein (MaGe:77310922), translating into MKPVSLCALYQKIHPAKIAMCFVLAAGIWSCTKVDPYQPPDLFYYYASYKVGKNPTTITTGDFNHDTFTDLITTNISSNTLSILLGNGDGSFSEQTQVKVCQEPRTLVMADFNHDTHADIALACSGGDEVAFLMGRGNGKFEEGPHYPVHRTPVALATEDLNGDGHFDVVVALRNDKIQIFLGTGTPEFRHGAQYTYGDTPTSVALSDLNGDGKIDMVVTNGGPMSNAVSIWLGNGDGTFRKPQDYRTGKRPLSAIFADFNNDRQRDLLVINGERDSFTTYLGNGNGTFRPGTDSGADAGPISGVTRDFDGDRILDVAIANLQSNDLSILFGKGDGTFHYPPRNYLAKAGPFALATFWVTTTAVEEPGLVTADNGNGTVSIFLHRGLKQVKPVPIDLNER
- a CDS encoding hypothetical protein (Evidence 4 : Unknown function but conserved in other organisms; MaGe:77310923); the encoded protein is MSKHVKVDITMYGIAEVLTWCHDRNKGRIDGVDTEGFQKMKALLTEKPQSADYFTLDQFWKKKVTIDLTEDEISTIDRCLYDIPNFDNEPLPQIRHKFWPQAVGV
- a CDS encoding conserved membrane protein of unknown function (Evidence 4 : Unknown function but conserved in other organisms; MaGe:77310916) — its product is MCSEVYTRERSLLAIALCLPRLIMRDYALAAIAGIWLADGCSLLLAPRFMVERLREVIRQQPAIWTWQWLSVVSGAVLLIAALPLIYQPLWIMTALVMLTKGIFLALGPEAWRSRVVEWCLTREDVDYRFVGIGLCALAALLLHALGWLGPS
- a CDS encoding Glutamate dehydrogenase (MaGe:77310915), translating into MKEFDTPTFRLAVSQFDQAAEAMRLDHNLRERLKQPQRSLVVSVPVQMDDGHVEVFTGYRVQHDSSRGPSKGGVRYHPDVNLGEVAALAMWMTWKCALAGLPYGGAKGGVAVAPKQLSHAELQRLTRRYAAEIFPLIGPDKDIPAPDVGTDAQVMAWMMDTYSQQVGYAVPGVVTGKPLSLGGSLGREEATGRGVAYVTVEALQHLNLSIDRATVVIQGLGNVGAHTARILEQEGAHIIAVSDVTGGLYNEKGLNIRDLLDRYKTKNQPLKDIAMGDWITNEELLRLQCTVLVPAALSEQITVHNAAALRCRILAEGANGPTTLEADRILEDKGVFIIPDILANSGGVIVSYFEWVQDLQRFFWNETDIQKRLQNIITSAFHQTKQFAAEKRVSMRMAALMNGIDKVAQAHVQRGLYP
- a CDS encoding hypothetical protein (Evidence 4 : Unknown function but conserved in other organisms; MaGe:77310920), with product MRCLKCKGFMMVERHYTLMNRRLFARCLNCGFWIDLADVLRFFHKVIDSGVRGGKVRESYPL
- a CDS encoding hypothetical protein (Evidence 4 : Unknown function but conserved in other organisms; MaGe:77310924), with the translated sequence MSSSDSAESSGAEIRWTDGALKRMERAPVFLRGMVRRLAEKKARELGYEEIDEIKLDQFKGQMMGSMGGATGMASAAEAMEKGQLPWTAAAKARLDAVPDFMRGMIKQIAEEMARDGGHMEVNIDLLDRVESMADARERELPPLAWSEGALALLQMKIKDSPPIALEFVSDMIRHDTEEAAREKGLTAIDETNVAQLWEAPQQKVAWSDEAWKRLQTSPDFVRSGIRKAAERRARKLGLSEIDSDSLTTFRNQAMMKAVKRIRSFGYNELTFDAFDTALTKTKRLQGNDQAEKRLQEIRGHFSDPNAKKPEGGTLGADLMGRFRRYLKGEETL
- a CDS encoding hypothetical protein (Evidence 4 : Unknown function but conserved in other organisms; MaGe:77310918), which gives rise to MRKKYQLPVLTIMLMAILIGGTSSLHAEPYELSKNDVMELKEISSATVSLFGVKLGDSESKALEVLVNEKIAGIKAEQEAAFIFLIDQRKPTGPMAGVRVQDGKVDLIFINNRFTHKARGVFRNVLNSESPEDIRKLLGKEEYGDENVMGAVMAYDKQGFQVNYLGKDVNIEFSSPR
- a CDS encoding hypothetical protein (Evidence 4 : Unknown function but conserved in other organisms; MaGe:77310917), translating into MTANRAAIASAWETHCLEGWPVFVSPNQGQLMTIDTVISGCVVFFLDSPEGLDPQRVEILKDCLTDLEEATSELDTDCQPYFVRLHRLGELLLDTTVSA